In one Alnus glutinosa chromosome 12, dhAlnGlut1.1, whole genome shotgun sequence genomic region, the following are encoded:
- the LOC133851465 gene encoding E3 ubiquitin-protein ligase JMJ24 isoform X1, translated as MDHPRSTSGNGEDNVGIPDDLRCKRSDGKQWRCTAMSMPDKTVCEKHYIQAKKRAANSAMRANLKKAKRKSIGESDIYMESKSDDFDEPLLNTKVEDYPQVPGKKLFEKVSKNQFRYSPETPPMRSLPVRNPPRTNENLQKDAGQFEENWKSYKTATASAMESSKNRSQRSFDANDATTEYSDGSMDSSEDAGGQTCHQCRRNDRDIVIWCLRCDKRGYCDSCISTWYSDIPSEEIQRICPACRGTCNCKVCLRSDNSIKVRIREIPVLDKLKYLHCLLSSVLPVVKQIHHEQASEVELEKRLHGSDMFLARAKLSADEQMCCNFCRIPIIDYHRHCANCSYDLCLSCCRDLREASPSDVKGELVDNKIDGKSQEKATVSEQVKVSKLKLILPDKFPGWQANSDGSIPCPPKDYGGCGYSSLNLSRIFKMNWVAKLVKNVEEMVSGCRIYNPGSPQKIGLDDPGLCQYAHREDSDDYFLYCPTSEDIKSHGIGKFRKHWARGEPVIVKKVFDNSSTSSWDPMVIWRGIRETTDEKMKDENRLVKAIDCLGWSEVDIELGQFIKGYSEGRIHENGWPEMLKLKDWPSPSASEEFLLYQRPDFISKLPLLEYIHSKWGLLNVAAKLPHYSLQNDVGPKIFISYGTYEELGRGDSVTNLHFNVRDMVYLLVHTCNVKPKGWQKMEIQKIRKSFKEYEVKDSLQDPQVGLDEGKSSDISLDGQGVPIVCGAKLDTNENESVGDQGLETIDVEVNNVNCEQSNRDGEDVCEKTHPGVLWDVFRRQDVPKLTEYLRIHWKEFGKPDCVLNDFVKMPLYDEIFFLNGHHKRKLKEEFGIEPWLFEQHLGQAVFVPAGCPFQVRNLQSTVQLGLDFVSPESLGEAVTLAEEIRCLPNDHEAKLQVLEVRQRKFSLEVGKISLYAASSAIKEVQKLVLDPKLGAELGFEDPNLTAMVSENLDKMVKRRQITCA; from the exons ATGGATCATCCACGCTCAACCTCTGGGAATGGTGAGGATAATGTTGGAATTCCAGATGATTTGCGTTGCAAGAGATCAGATGGGAAACAGTGGAGATGCACTGCCATGTCCATGCCCGATAAAACGGTATGTGAGAAGCACTACATCCAGGCAAAGAAGAGGGCAGCTAATTCTGCAATGAGAGCTAATTTAAAGAAAGCCAAGAGGAAGTCAATAGGCGAAAGTGATATTTACATGGAGAGTAAGAGCGATGATTTTGATGAACCACTTTTGAACACAAAAGTTGAGGATTATCCTCAAGTCCCTGGGAAAAAGTTGTTTGAGAAGGTATCGAAAAATCAGTTCCGTTATTCGCCTGAGACGCCCCCTATGAGGAGTTTGCCTGTCCGTAATCCTCCAAGGACAAATGAAAATTTACAAAAGGATGCTGgacaatttgaagaaaactgGAAGTCTTATAAGACAGCGACTGCTTCTGCCATGGAGTCATCCAAGAACAGATCACAAAGGAGCTTCGATGCTAATGATGCCACGACG GAATACTCTGATGGAAGTATGGATTCCTCTGAAGATGCCGGTGGGCAAACTTGCCACCAGTGCCGGAGGAATGACAGAGACATAGTTATTTGGTGCCTCAGATGTGATAAGAGAGGATATTGTGATAGCTGTATCTCCACATG GTACTCGGATATCCCATCAGAAGAAATTCAGAGAATTTGTCCTGCATGTCGTGGTACTTGTAATTGCAAAGTGTGCTTACGTTCAGATAATTCGATAAAG GTAAGGATACGTGAGATACCTGTGCTAGACAAGTTGAAATATCTCCATTGCCTATTATCTTCGGTGCTTCCTGTAGTTAAGCAAATCCATCATGAGCAGGCCTCTGAAGTAGAACTAGAAAAAAGGTTGCATG GAAGCGATATGTTTCTTGCCAGGGCAAAATTGAGTGCAGATGAGCAGATGTGCTG CAATTTCTGTAGGATACCCATTATAGATTATCATCGGCATTGTGCAAATTGCTCATATGATCTGTGCCTTAGTTGCTGTCGAGATCTTCGGGAAGCATCTCCAAGTGATGTTAAAGGAGAATTGGTAGATAATAAGATCGATGGGAAAAGTCAAGAGAAAGCAACTGTGTCAGAGCAAGTGAAAGTATCCAAACTAAAACTAATATTACCAGATAAGTTTCCTGGTTGGCAAGCCAATAGTGATGGCAGTATTCCATGTCCCCCAAAGGACTATGGTGGCTGTGGTTATTCATCACTAAATTTAAGCCGCATTTTTAAGATGAATTGGGTTGCAAAGCTGGTAAAAAATGTGGAGGAAATGGTTAGTGGCTGTAGGATCTATAATCCTGGCAGCCCACAAAAGATTGGCCTGGATGATCCCGGACTCTGCCAATATGCTCATAGAGAGGACAGTGATGATTATTTCTTGTACTGCCCGACATCTGAAGATATAAAATCTCATGGGATTGGAAAATTTAGAAAGCACTGGGCAAGGGGTGAACCTGTTATTGTCAAAAAGGTGTTTGATAACTCATCCACTTCAAGCTGGGATCCGATGGTTATATGGAGAGGGATAAGGGAGACAACAGATGAGAAAATGAAAGATGAGAACAGATTGGTGAAGGCCATAGATTGCTTAGGCTGGTCTGAG GTTGACATTGAACTTGGTCAGTTCATAAAAGGATACTCTGAGGGACGAATCCATGAAAATGGCTGGCCAGAAATGTTAAAGTTGAAGGATTGGCCTTCCCCCAGTGCATCTGAAGAGTTTTTATTGTACCAGAGACCTGATTTTATTAGTAAATTGCCCTTACTTGAGTATATCCATTCCAAGTGGGGTCTTCTAAATGTTGCTGCGAAGTTGCCTCATTACTCCTTGCAGAATGATGTAGGAcctaaaatttttatttcttatggGACCTATGAAGAACTTGGTAGAGGCGATTCAGTGACCAATCTCCATTTCAATGTGCGCGACATG GTATACCTATTGGTGCATACATGTAATGTGAAGCCAAAGGGTTGGCAGAAGATGGAGATTCAAAAGATACGAAAATCCTTTAAGGAATATGAGGTGAAAGATTCACTGCAGGATCCACAAGTAGGTTTGGATGAGGGGAAGTCATCTGATATATCACTTGATGGTCAAGGTGTGCCGATTGTCTGTGGGGCAAAACTAGACACAAATGAAAATGAGTCAGTGGGGGATCAAGGGCTTGAAACTATTGATGTTGAAGTGAATAATGTCAATTGTGAACAATCGAACAGAGATGGTGAAGATGTCTGTGAAAAGACTCATCCTGGAGTTCTTTGGGATGTGTTTCGCCGGCAGGATGTTCCAAAGTTGACTGAATATTTGAGAATTCATTGGAAGGAATTTGGGAAGCCTGATTGTGTATTAAATGATTTT GTGAAAATGCCTCTTTATGATGAAATATTTTTCCTGAATGGGCATCATAAAAGAAAGTTAAAGGAAGAATTTG GAATTGAGCCATGGTTGTTTGAGCAGCATTTGGGGCAAGCTGTATTTGTCCCTGCTGGGTGCCCTTTCCAAGTGAGAAATCTTCAG TCCACTGTTCAGTTGGGTCTTGATTTTGTATCTCCTGAAAGTCTGGGAGAGGCTGTAACATTGGCTGAAGAAATCCGCTGTCTTCCAAATGACCATGAAGCAAAACTTCAGGTGTTGGAGGTCAGACAAAGGAAATTTTCCCTAGAA GTAGGAAAAATATCACTTTATGCGGCAAGTTCAGCTATTAAAGAAGTCCAGAAATTGGTCCTTGATCCAAA ACTTGGTGCAGAGCTTGGATTTGAAGATCCTAATTTGACTGCAATGGTTTCTGAGAACTTGGACAAGATGGTTAAGAGAAGACAGATAACTTGCGCTTGA
- the LOC133851465 gene encoding E3 ubiquitin-protein ligase JMJ24 isoform X2 — protein MDHPRSTSGNGEDNVGIPDDLRCKRSDGKQWRCTAMSMPDKTVCEKHYIQAKKRAANSAMRANLKKAKRKSIGESDIYMESKSDDFDEPLLNTKVEDYPQVPGKKLFEKVSKNQFRYSPETPPMRSLPVRNPPRTNENLQKDAGQFEENWKSYKTATASAMESSKNRSQRSFDANDATTEYSDGSMDSSEDAGGQTCHQCRRNDRDIVIWCLRCDKRGYCDSCISTWYSDIPSEEIQRICPACRGTCNCKVCLRSDNSIKVRIREIPVLDKLKYLHCLLSSVLPVVKQIHHEQASEVELEKRLHGSDMFLARAKLSADEQMCCNFCRIPIIDYHRHCANCSYDLCLSCCRDLREASPSDVKGELVDNKIDGKSQEKATVSEQVKVSKLKLILPDKFPGWQANSDGSIPCPPKDYGGCGYSSLNLSRIFKMNWVAKLVKNVEEMVSGCRIYNPGSPQKIGLDDPGLCQYAHREDSDDYFLYCPTSEDIKSHGIGKFRKHWARGEPVIVKKVFDNSSTSSWDPMVIWRGIRETTDEKMKDENRLVKAIDCLGWSEVDIELGQFIKGYSEGRIHENGWPEMLKLKDWPSPSASEEFLLYQRPDFISKLPLLEYIHSKWGLLNVAAKLPHYSLQNDVGPKIFISYGTYEELGRGDSVTNLHFNVRDMVYLLVHTCNVKPKGWQKMEIQKIRKSFKEYEVKDSLQDPQVGLDEGKSSDISLDGQGVPIVCGAKLDTNENESVGDQGLETIDVEVNNVNCEQSNRDGEDVCEKTHPGVLWDVFRRQDVPKLTEYLRIHWKEFGKPDCVLNDFVKMPLYDEIFFLNGHHKRKLKEEFGIEPWLFEQHLGQAVFVPAGCPFQVRNLQSTVQLGLDFVSPESLGEAVTLAEEIRCLPNDHEAKLQVLEVGKISLYAASSAIKEVQKLVLDPKLGAELGFEDPNLTAMVSENLDKMVKRRQITCA, from the exons ATGGATCATCCACGCTCAACCTCTGGGAATGGTGAGGATAATGTTGGAATTCCAGATGATTTGCGTTGCAAGAGATCAGATGGGAAACAGTGGAGATGCACTGCCATGTCCATGCCCGATAAAACGGTATGTGAGAAGCACTACATCCAGGCAAAGAAGAGGGCAGCTAATTCTGCAATGAGAGCTAATTTAAAGAAAGCCAAGAGGAAGTCAATAGGCGAAAGTGATATTTACATGGAGAGTAAGAGCGATGATTTTGATGAACCACTTTTGAACACAAAAGTTGAGGATTATCCTCAAGTCCCTGGGAAAAAGTTGTTTGAGAAGGTATCGAAAAATCAGTTCCGTTATTCGCCTGAGACGCCCCCTATGAGGAGTTTGCCTGTCCGTAATCCTCCAAGGACAAATGAAAATTTACAAAAGGATGCTGgacaatttgaagaaaactgGAAGTCTTATAAGACAGCGACTGCTTCTGCCATGGAGTCATCCAAGAACAGATCACAAAGGAGCTTCGATGCTAATGATGCCACGACG GAATACTCTGATGGAAGTATGGATTCCTCTGAAGATGCCGGTGGGCAAACTTGCCACCAGTGCCGGAGGAATGACAGAGACATAGTTATTTGGTGCCTCAGATGTGATAAGAGAGGATATTGTGATAGCTGTATCTCCACATG GTACTCGGATATCCCATCAGAAGAAATTCAGAGAATTTGTCCTGCATGTCGTGGTACTTGTAATTGCAAAGTGTGCTTACGTTCAGATAATTCGATAAAG GTAAGGATACGTGAGATACCTGTGCTAGACAAGTTGAAATATCTCCATTGCCTATTATCTTCGGTGCTTCCTGTAGTTAAGCAAATCCATCATGAGCAGGCCTCTGAAGTAGAACTAGAAAAAAGGTTGCATG GAAGCGATATGTTTCTTGCCAGGGCAAAATTGAGTGCAGATGAGCAGATGTGCTG CAATTTCTGTAGGATACCCATTATAGATTATCATCGGCATTGTGCAAATTGCTCATATGATCTGTGCCTTAGTTGCTGTCGAGATCTTCGGGAAGCATCTCCAAGTGATGTTAAAGGAGAATTGGTAGATAATAAGATCGATGGGAAAAGTCAAGAGAAAGCAACTGTGTCAGAGCAAGTGAAAGTATCCAAACTAAAACTAATATTACCAGATAAGTTTCCTGGTTGGCAAGCCAATAGTGATGGCAGTATTCCATGTCCCCCAAAGGACTATGGTGGCTGTGGTTATTCATCACTAAATTTAAGCCGCATTTTTAAGATGAATTGGGTTGCAAAGCTGGTAAAAAATGTGGAGGAAATGGTTAGTGGCTGTAGGATCTATAATCCTGGCAGCCCACAAAAGATTGGCCTGGATGATCCCGGACTCTGCCAATATGCTCATAGAGAGGACAGTGATGATTATTTCTTGTACTGCCCGACATCTGAAGATATAAAATCTCATGGGATTGGAAAATTTAGAAAGCACTGGGCAAGGGGTGAACCTGTTATTGTCAAAAAGGTGTTTGATAACTCATCCACTTCAAGCTGGGATCCGATGGTTATATGGAGAGGGATAAGGGAGACAACAGATGAGAAAATGAAAGATGAGAACAGATTGGTGAAGGCCATAGATTGCTTAGGCTGGTCTGAG GTTGACATTGAACTTGGTCAGTTCATAAAAGGATACTCTGAGGGACGAATCCATGAAAATGGCTGGCCAGAAATGTTAAAGTTGAAGGATTGGCCTTCCCCCAGTGCATCTGAAGAGTTTTTATTGTACCAGAGACCTGATTTTATTAGTAAATTGCCCTTACTTGAGTATATCCATTCCAAGTGGGGTCTTCTAAATGTTGCTGCGAAGTTGCCTCATTACTCCTTGCAGAATGATGTAGGAcctaaaatttttatttcttatggGACCTATGAAGAACTTGGTAGAGGCGATTCAGTGACCAATCTCCATTTCAATGTGCGCGACATG GTATACCTATTGGTGCATACATGTAATGTGAAGCCAAAGGGTTGGCAGAAGATGGAGATTCAAAAGATACGAAAATCCTTTAAGGAATATGAGGTGAAAGATTCACTGCAGGATCCACAAGTAGGTTTGGATGAGGGGAAGTCATCTGATATATCACTTGATGGTCAAGGTGTGCCGATTGTCTGTGGGGCAAAACTAGACACAAATGAAAATGAGTCAGTGGGGGATCAAGGGCTTGAAACTATTGATGTTGAAGTGAATAATGTCAATTGTGAACAATCGAACAGAGATGGTGAAGATGTCTGTGAAAAGACTCATCCTGGAGTTCTTTGGGATGTGTTTCGCCGGCAGGATGTTCCAAAGTTGACTGAATATTTGAGAATTCATTGGAAGGAATTTGGGAAGCCTGATTGTGTATTAAATGATTTT GTGAAAATGCCTCTTTATGATGAAATATTTTTCCTGAATGGGCATCATAAAAGAAAGTTAAAGGAAGAATTTG GAATTGAGCCATGGTTGTTTGAGCAGCATTTGGGGCAAGCTGTATTTGTCCCTGCTGGGTGCCCTTTCCAAGTGAGAAATCTTCAG TCCACTGTTCAGTTGGGTCTTGATTTTGTATCTCCTGAAAGTCTGGGAGAGGCTGTAACATTGGCTGAAGAAATCCGCTGTCTTCCAAATGACCATGAAGCAAAACTTCAGGTGTTGGAG GTAGGAAAAATATCACTTTATGCGGCAAGTTCAGCTATTAAAGAAGTCCAGAAATTGGTCCTTGATCCAAA ACTTGGTGCAGAGCTTGGATTTGAAGATCCTAATTTGACTGCAATGGTTTCTGAGAACTTGGACAAGATGGTTAAGAGAAGACAGATAACTTGCGCTTGA
- the LOC133851563 gene encoding acyl-CoA-binding domain-containing protein 4, giving the protein MAMARASSGLQYPERFYAAASYAGFDGDANSTFKALTSKFSKESAALLYGLYQQATIGPCNILEPNSWKVVEHTKWKSWSGLGNTSITEAMRLFVKILEEEDPSWYSRASNFVAEPVVDVQMNHNSKAEPVVENGNSFPETKTISAENGSLIETQDKDVVLEGLDSVAVYDQWIAAPISGQRPKARYEHGAAVVQDKMYIYGGNHNGRYLNDIQVLDLRCWTWSKIEAKAGAESLESPSPVTFSPCAGHSLIPWENKLLSIAGHTKDPSESIQVKAFDLQSYTWSTLKTYGKAPVSRGGQSVILFGTSLVIFGGEDAKRTLLNDLHILDLETMTWDEIDAVGVPPSPRSDHAAAVHAERYLLIFGGGSHATCFNDLHVLDLQTMEWSRPMQQGEIPTPRAGHAGVTVGENWFIVGGGDNKSGVSETVVLNMSTLVWSVVTTVQGRVPIASEGLSLVVSSYNGEDILVSFGGYNGRYNSEVHVLKPSHKSTLQSKMIETPVPDTTNATRDAESEFDAGQEGKIREIVMDNVESEPVKSKGEQSNIHLVATLKAEKEELESLLSKEKMHSIQLKQELSEAENRNTEVYKELQSVRGQLAAEQSRCFKLEVDVAELRQKLQTMETLQKELELLQRQKAASEQAALNAKQKQGSGGVWGWLAGSPSDQKADDT; this is encoded by the exons ATGGCGATGGCTCGGGCGAGCTCTGGGCTCCAATACCCGGAGCGTTTCTACGCGGCGGCCTCGTACGCGGGCTTCGACGGAGACGCCAACTCCACCTTCAAGGCCCTCACCTCCAAGTTCTCCAAGGAATCCGCTGCCCTCCTTTACGGCTTGTACCAACAG GCTACGATAGGACCTTGTAACATACTGGAGCCTAATTCTTGGAAAGTTGTTGAGCATACCAAATGGAAGAG CTGGAGTGGGCTTGGAAACACGTCTATCACAGAAGCAATGCGTCTTTTTGTGAAAATATTGGAG GAAGAAGATCCAAGTTGGTATTCTAGAGCATCTAACTTTGTTGCAGAGCCTGTGGTAGATGTGCAAATGAAT CATAATTCAAAAGCTGAGCCTGTGGTTGAGAATGGGAATTCGTTTCCTGAGACAAAGACTATTTCTGCTGAGAATGGGAGCCTGATTGAAACTCAGGATAAAGATGTTGTCTTGGAAGGCCTTGATTCAGTTGCTGTCTATGATCAATGGATTGCAGCTCCGATATCTGGACAACGCCCAAAGGCCCGATATGAG CATGGTGCGGCAGTTGTGCAAGACAAGATGTACATATATGGCGGAAACCACAATGGTCGTTACCTTAATGATATTCAG GTTCTGGATTTGAGATGTTGGACTTGGTCAAAGATTGAGGCGAAGGCTGGGGCTGAGTCACTGGAGTCACCATCTCCAGTAACATTTTCTCCTTGTGCTGGTCATTCCTTG ATACCATGGGAAAATAAGCTTTTGTCAATTGCTGGACATACAAAGGATCCATCTGAATCTATACAGG TGAAGGCATTTGATCTGCAATCTTATACCTGGTCAACATTAAAGACTTATGGCAAAGCACCG GTTTCACGTGGAGGTCAGTCAGTGATCCTTTTTGGAACAAGCTTAGTGATTTTTGGTGGAGAAGATGCAAAGAGGACTCTCTTAAATGATCTGCATATTCTTGACCTAGAGACAATGACCTGGGATGAAATAGATGCTGT GGGGGTGCCTCCTTCTCCGAGATCTGATCATGCTGCTGCAGTACATGCGGAGCGCTACCTTCTGATCTTTGGTGGTGGTTCACATGCAACTTGTTTCAATGATTTGCATGTCCTTGATTTGCAAACT ATGGAATGGTCAAGACCCATGCAACAGGGTGAGATACCAACTCCACGGGCTGGACATGCAGGTGTGACAGTTGGGGAGAATTGGTTTATTGTTGGCGGTGGTGACAATAAGAGTG GAGTCTCAGAAACTGTTGTCCTTAACATGTCTACGCTTGTTTGGTCGGTGGTAACTACTGTTCAAGGACGAGTTCCAATTGCTAGCGAG GGTTTGAGTTTGGTTGTAAGCTCTTACAATGGTGAAGACATACTTGTATCTTTTGGAGGATACAATGGCCGTTACAACAGTGAG GTTCATGTTCTTAAACCAAGCCACAAATCTACCTTGCAATCAAAGATGATTGAAACTCCTGTCCCAGACACTACAAATGCTACAAGAGATGCGGAGTCTGAGTTTGATGCAGGCCAAGAAGGGAAAATTAGGGAAATTGTTATGGACAATGTTGAGTCAGAGCCTGTG AAATCTAAAGGTGAGCAAAGCAATATACATCTTGTGGCAACCCTCAAGGCAGAGAAAGAAGAATTAGAATCATTACTGAGCAAGGAGAAGATGCACTCTATTCAATTAAAGCAAGAGTTATCAGAAGCTGAGAATCGTAACACTGAAGTATACAAG GAGCTCCAATCTGTGCGTGGTCAACTTGCTGCTGAGCAGTCGAGATGTTTCAAACTGGAG GTTGACGTTGCAGAGCTACGGCAGAAGCTCCAAACAATGGAGACATTGCAGAAGGAACTGGAACTCCTCCAGCGACAAAAGGCTGCATCTGAACAAGCTGCCTTGAATGCAAAACAGAAGCAAGGCTCTGGTGGCGTGTGGGGTTGGCTTGCCGGAAGCCCTTCTGATCAAAAAGCTGACGATACCTGA
- the LOC133851466 gene encoding psbP domain-containing protein 7, chloroplastic, with protein MSMHAKNVHFHRIFMTHSSGDPKRSVHEVTTRPGRSPAEQFAPLEATFRRRLLVGLGSASVVAVGADFGGITSFLLGLSPESGRNLKLDLIYPIGGFSRCVETNEGFEFIYPAKWVGDQTLLYRAVEKTELERALDPPPINTAKSNNRRRGISEPVVAFGPPGTSGELNVSVIVSTVPQDFSIEAFGGPKEVGEAVVRSITGSSRRPDVKGSLIESSLREDPVKNVKYYELEFRVESPSFRRHNIAVCCSRGGRLFTLNAQAPESAWPEVKSDFQTIAHSFYLTS; from the exons ATGTCCATGCATGCAAAAAACGTACATTTTCACCGGATTTTTATGACACATTCCTCCGGTGACCCAAAAAGGAGTGTTCATGAGGTGACAACCAGACCGGGACGGTCTCCGGCGGAACAATTTGCACCTCTAGAAGCAACGTTTAGGCGGCGGCTATTAGTTGGTCTTGGGTCAGCTTCTGTAGTAGCCGTTGGTGCAGATTTTGGTGGGATAACAAGTTTTCTTCTTGGGCTATCGCCGGAAAGTGGGAGGAACCTTAAGCTGGATTTGATTTATCCTATTGGAGGGTTCAGTCGTTGCGTTGAGACTAATGAAGGATTTG AATTTATATACCCAGCAAAATGGGTTGGAGATCAAACACTGTTATATCGAGCAGTGGAAAAAACAGAACTCGAACGAGCACTTGATCCACCTCCCATAAACACGGCCAAGTCCAACAACCGGCGGCGGGGTATTAGTGAACCGGTTGTTGCGTTTGGTCCGCCGGGCACGAGCGGCGAGCTCAATGTTAGCGTCATTGTGTCGACAGTTCCTCAAGACTTCTC AATTGAAGCGTTTGGAGGACCGAAGGAAGTGGGAGAAGCGGTGGTTCGGAGCATCACAGGGTCTAGCAGACGCCCTGATGTTAAAGGTTCATTGATAGAATCAAGTTTAAGAGAGGATCCTGTAAAGAATGTCAAATACTATGAGCTGGAATTCAGAGTTGAGAGCCCCTCCTTCCGCCGTCATAATATTGCCGTTTGTTGCTCTCGTGGTGGCAGGCTTTTTACTCTAAATGCTCAGGCACCGGAATCAGCATGGCCGGAGGTGAAATCAGACTTCCAGACAATTGCTCATTCATTTTATCTGACCTCCTGA